One segment of Solanum lycopersicum chromosome 1, SLM_r2.1 DNA contains the following:
- the LOC101256623 gene encoding protein kinase STUNTED-like isoform X2 produces MLSIQILVHLKLKVCRGSPVRKVLAREAKLESAINLIIGTSGSHHAIRSSVSLAKYCARKLTKNISVIAVDNGKIVYQREASALDGDESSDSDMPRSRFKRRKTLNKSPLSSMPRKVVEENSCTTENNYMALVPVKPIEVRESKSRWTLLRRVFLQNLVAPDKFPAKRSSVIHWVWKRPSRQSFAAIYPDHKQSVSDKDEPHHTNLDAEKGAIIPVGSDANPISNEFIILPEELEGLSERYSSMCRLFNYQELCSATSDFLPENLIGKGGSSQVYKGCLPDGKQLAVKILKPSEAVAQQFRSEIEILTTLHHKHIISLFGFCLEENNLLLVYDLLSRGSLEENLHGSKKDENTFSWVDRYKVALGVAEALDHLHNAADGPIIHRDVKSSNILLSDDSEPQLSDFGLATPASSCSNHLDSIDVAGTFGYLAPEYFMHGKITEKIDVYAFGVVLLELLSGKKPIDNGNGKGQESLVMWAKQVLKGGNTKELLDPSLIDTCDHDQFERMVSAASLCIRRAPGIRPQIDIVLKLLQGEAETIKWAMEEGKTSEEVDAVDGEQPPSNIQSFINLALLNLEDESSLSCTSTGPTISVEDYLQGRFSRSSSFD; encoded by the exons ATGTTATCGATCCAAATTCTG GTGCATTTGAAGCTTAAAGTCTGTCGAGGATCACCAGTTCGTAAAGTTCTTGCTCGCGAGGCGAAATTGGAAAGTGCtataaatttgattattggGACTTCAGGCAGCCATCATGCCATTCGGTCATCAGTGTCACTTGCAAAATACTGTGCTAGAAAACTGACAAAGAACATCTCTGTTATTGCTGTTGACAATGGCAAGATTGTTTATCAGAGGGAAGCTAGTGCTTTGGATGGAGATGAATCTAGTGACTCAGATATGCCCAGATCAAGATTCAAGAGGAGGAAGACTCTGAACAAAAGTCCTCTGAGCTCAATGCCTAGGAAAGTTGTGGAAGAAAACTCTTGTACAACAGAGAACAATTACATGGCTTTGGTGCCTGTTAAGCCTATTGAAGTCCGGGAGTCAAAGTCTCGCTGGACACTGCTTCGACGAGTGTTTCTTCAGAACTTAGTGGCACCTGATAAATTTCCCGCGAAAAGGTCCTCTGTGATTCATTGGGTTTGGAAGCGACCAAGTCGGCAATCTTTTGCAGCTATCTACCCTGATCATAAACAGAGTGTATCTGACAAGGATGAGCCTCATCATACAAACTTGGATGCAGAGAAGGGGGCAATTATTCCTGTTGGAAGTGATGCTAATCCAATTTCAAATGAATTTATTATCCTTCCTGAGGAACTGGAGGGTCTTTCTGAAAGGTACTCATCAATGTGTAGATTGTTCAATTACCAGGAGCTTTGTTCAGCAACATCTGATTTCCTGCCAG AGAATTTGATTGGAAAAGGAGGCAGCAGTCAGGTTTACAAAGGGTGCCTTCCAGATGGCAAGCAACTGGCTGTGAAAATATTGAAGCCATCAGAAGCTGTGGCCCAGCAATTCCGGTCAGAGATAGAGATACTCACAACTCTGCATCACAAGCACATTATATCACTGTTTGGTTTTTGCTTGGAGGAGAACAACCTTTTACTGGTTTATGATCTATTATCCAGAGGAAGCTTAGAAGAGAATCTCCATG GTTccaaaaaggatgaaaatacATTTAGCTGGGTAGATAGATACAAGGTCGCTTTGGGTGTTGCTGAGGCACTGGACCACCTACACAATGCAGCTGATGGGCCCATAATCCACAGGGATGTGAAATCTTCAAACATTCTCCTGTCCGATGATTCTGAGCCACAG ctttcagattttggacttGCAACACCAGCCTCAAGCTGTTCAAATCATTTAGATAGCATTGATGTTGCTGGAACTTTTGG CTACTTGGCTCCTGAGTACTTTATGCATGGAAAGATAACTGAAAAGATTGATGTGTATGCATTTGGTGTTGTTCTCCTTGAGCTTTTGTCTGGTAAAAAGCCAATTGATAATGGCAACGGGAAAGGTCAGGAAAGCTTAGTCATGTGG GCGAAACAAGTTCTGAAGGGTGGGAACACGAAGGAGTTGCTAGATCCGAGCTTGATTGACACTTGTGATCATGATCAATTTGAGAGAATGGTCTCGGCGGCATCACTGTGTATCAGACGAGCTCCTGGAATTAGACCTCAAATTGACATC gTGTTAAAACTTCTCCAAGGTGAGGCTGAAACAATTAAGTGGGCGATGGAAGAAGGCAAAACTTCAGAAGAAGTAGACGCTGTCGATGGTGAACAACCACCCTCAAACATTCAATCCTTTATTAATCTCGCATTGCTGAATTTGGAGGATGAGTCCTCACTTTCATGTACCAGCACGGGACCAACCATCTCCGTGGAGGATTATTTGCAAGGGAGATTTAGTCGCTCTTCAAGTTTTGACTAA
- the LOC101256623 gene encoding protein kinase STUNTED-like isoform X1: protein MKVCNGNCSCTVERDDCNTTTTSSVDDSNTMTGSVSISDGDDGAGDVGGRVVAVVGVKLDSRSKELLTWALVKVAQTGDHVVAVHVIDPNSDKSEPLSLVKSFDSMLSAYEGFCNLKQVHLKLKVCRGSPVRKVLAREAKLESAINLIIGTSGSHHAIRSSVSLAKYCARKLTKNISVIAVDNGKIVYQREASALDGDESSDSDMPRSRFKRRKTLNKSPLSSMPRKVVEENSCTTENNYMALVPVKPIEVRESKSRWTLLRRVFLQNLVAPDKFPAKRSSVIHWVWKRPSRQSFAAIYPDHKQSVSDKDEPHHTNLDAEKGAIIPVGSDANPISNEFIILPEELEGLSERYSSMCRLFNYQELCSATSDFLPENLIGKGGSSQVYKGCLPDGKQLAVKILKPSEAVAQQFRSEIEILTTLHHKHIISLFGFCLEENNLLLVYDLLSRGSLEENLHGSKKDENTFSWVDRYKVALGVAEALDHLHNAADGPIIHRDVKSSNILLSDDSEPQLSDFGLATPASSCSNHLDSIDVAGTFGYLAPEYFMHGKITEKIDVYAFGVVLLELLSGKKPIDNGNGKGQESLVMWAKQVLKGGNTKELLDPSLIDTCDHDQFERMVSAASLCIRRAPGIRPQIDIVLKLLQGEAETIKWAMEEGKTSEEVDAVDGEQPPSNIQSFINLALLNLEDESSLSCTSTGPTISVEDYLQGRFSRSSSFD, encoded by the exons ATGAAAGTGTGTAATGGAAACTGTAGTTGTACAGTGGAAAGAGACGATTGTAATACTACTACAACTAGTAGTGTCGACGATAGTAATACTATGACTGGTAGTGTCAGTATTAGTGATGGTGATGACGGCGCCGGAGATGTGGGTGGAAGGGTGGTGGCAGTGGTGGGAGTGAAGTTAGATTCCAGAAGTAAAGAGTTGCTTACTTGGGCTTTGGTTAAGGTTGCTCAGACTGGAGATCATGTAGTGGCTGTACATGTTATCGATCCAAATTCTG ATAAATCAGAACCTCTTTCACTGGTGAAGTCATTTGACTCGATGCTGTCTGCTTATGAGGGCTTCTGCAATTTAAAGCAG GTGCATTTGAAGCTTAAAGTCTGTCGAGGATCACCAGTTCGTAAAGTTCTTGCTCGCGAGGCGAAATTGGAAAGTGCtataaatttgattattggGACTTCAGGCAGCCATCATGCCATTCGGTCATCAGTGTCACTTGCAAAATACTGTGCTAGAAAACTGACAAAGAACATCTCTGTTATTGCTGTTGACAATGGCAAGATTGTTTATCAGAGGGAAGCTAGTGCTTTGGATGGAGATGAATCTAGTGACTCAGATATGCCCAGATCAAGATTCAAGAGGAGGAAGACTCTGAACAAAAGTCCTCTGAGCTCAATGCCTAGGAAAGTTGTGGAAGAAAACTCTTGTACAACAGAGAACAATTACATGGCTTTGGTGCCTGTTAAGCCTATTGAAGTCCGGGAGTCAAAGTCTCGCTGGACACTGCTTCGACGAGTGTTTCTTCAGAACTTAGTGGCACCTGATAAATTTCCCGCGAAAAGGTCCTCTGTGATTCATTGGGTTTGGAAGCGACCAAGTCGGCAATCTTTTGCAGCTATCTACCCTGATCATAAACAGAGTGTATCTGACAAGGATGAGCCTCATCATACAAACTTGGATGCAGAGAAGGGGGCAATTATTCCTGTTGGAAGTGATGCTAATCCAATTTCAAATGAATTTATTATCCTTCCTGAGGAACTGGAGGGTCTTTCTGAAAGGTACTCATCAATGTGTAGATTGTTCAATTACCAGGAGCTTTGTTCAGCAACATCTGATTTCCTGCCAG AGAATTTGATTGGAAAAGGAGGCAGCAGTCAGGTTTACAAAGGGTGCCTTCCAGATGGCAAGCAACTGGCTGTGAAAATATTGAAGCCATCAGAAGCTGTGGCCCAGCAATTCCGGTCAGAGATAGAGATACTCACAACTCTGCATCACAAGCACATTATATCACTGTTTGGTTTTTGCTTGGAGGAGAACAACCTTTTACTGGTTTATGATCTATTATCCAGAGGAAGCTTAGAAGAGAATCTCCATG GTTccaaaaaggatgaaaatacATTTAGCTGGGTAGATAGATACAAGGTCGCTTTGGGTGTTGCTGAGGCACTGGACCACCTACACAATGCAGCTGATGGGCCCATAATCCACAGGGATGTGAAATCTTCAAACATTCTCCTGTCCGATGATTCTGAGCCACAG ctttcagattttggacttGCAACACCAGCCTCAAGCTGTTCAAATCATTTAGATAGCATTGATGTTGCTGGAACTTTTGG CTACTTGGCTCCTGAGTACTTTATGCATGGAAAGATAACTGAAAAGATTGATGTGTATGCATTTGGTGTTGTTCTCCTTGAGCTTTTGTCTGGTAAAAAGCCAATTGATAATGGCAACGGGAAAGGTCAGGAAAGCTTAGTCATGTGG GCGAAACAAGTTCTGAAGGGTGGGAACACGAAGGAGTTGCTAGATCCGAGCTTGATTGACACTTGTGATCATGATCAATTTGAGAGAATGGTCTCGGCGGCATCACTGTGTATCAGACGAGCTCCTGGAATTAGACCTCAAATTGACATC gTGTTAAAACTTCTCCAAGGTGAGGCTGAAACAATTAAGTGGGCGATGGAAGAAGGCAAAACTTCAGAAGAAGTAGACGCTGTCGATGGTGAACAACCACCCTCAAACATTCAATCCTTTATTAATCTCGCATTGCTGAATTTGGAGGATGAGTCCTCACTTTCATGTACCAGCACGGGACCAACCATCTCCGTGGAGGATTATTTGCAAGGGAGATTTAGTCGCTCTTCAAGTTTTGACTAA